GCGATTAATCGTATTCAGCCTTTTCATAATGTTGCCAAAGTGACTTTTTGGGCAAAAGAAATTGGCTATACTTCAATAGGGCACGATATTATATTTGGACTTCCATTTCAAACAATAGAAGATGTAATCGATACTGTAGAAAAAACAAATTCTGTAAAACCAGACCGATTAGCATTTTATAGTTATGCACATGTGCCTTGGATAAAAGGAAATGGACAGCGAGGTTTCAACGAAGAAAATCTTCCTAAGGATGCTGAAAAAAGACAGCTTTATGAAACTGGAAAGATTCTGCTTTCTGCAAATGGTTACCATGAAATTGGTATGGATCATTTTGCTTTAAAAACTGACAGTTTATTTCATGCTTCTCAAAACAAAAAAATGCATCGAAATTTTATGGGATATAGTGCTTCTAAAACACAACTTATGATTGGTTTAGGGGTTTCTTCTATAAGTGACAGCTGGTATGGTTTTGCTCAAAACACTAAAAATTTAGAAGATTATTATCAAATTCTAGAATGGAATCAATTGCCAGTTGTAAAAGGTCATATTTTAGATGAAGAAGATCTTATTATCCGAAAACATATTCTAAATCTTACCTGCGAACTTGAAACTTCCTGGAATAATGAAACAGGATATTTTGAAGAACTTCCTGAGGTTTTATTGTCTTTAAAAGAAATAGAAAACGAT
This is a stretch of genomic DNA from Flavobacterium endoglycinae. It encodes these proteins:
- the hemN gene encoding oxygen-independent coproporphyrinogen III oxidase gives rise to the protein MKISLTQKYNVPGPRYTSYPTVPYWNEAAFTVEEWKSSFQKAFSESNSENGISLYIHLPFCESMCTFCGCNKRITKNHSVEEKYIKAVLKEWSLYCSLLPERPLIKEIHLGGGTPTFFSSNNLEHLINGIFSFANKAENHEFSFEGHPNNTTYEQLKKLYELGFRRVSFGVQDYAEKVQKAINRIQPFHNVAKVTFWAKEIGYTSIGHDIIFGLPFQTIEDVIDTVEKTNSVKPDRLAFYSYAHVPWIKGNGQRGFNEENLPKDAEKRQLYETGKILLSANGYHEIGMDHFALKTDSLFHASQNKKMHRNFMGYSASKTQLMIGLGVSSISDSWYGFAQNTKNLEDYYQILEWNQLPVVKGHILDEEDLIIRKHILNLTCELETSWNNETGYFEELPEVLLSLKEIENDELIIIGENSIKITEAGRPFVRNICMAFDLHLKRKSPETNLFSMTV